Proteins encoded within one genomic window of Gloeobacter kilaueensis JS1:
- a CDS encoding TIGR03279 family radical SAM protein, translated as MENLRIKPALVTAIRTGSIAEQLGFEPGDRLVAINGTPPRDLIDYQFLCAEENLALTVLDGAGQTHQLEIEKDTDEDLGLEFATALFDGLIQCNNACPFCFIDQQPDFLRDTLHLKDDDYRLSFLYGSYLTLTNLPPAEWERIARLRLSPLFVSVHATEPELRARLLKNPRAAQILKQLEWFKKQRLQIHAQVVLCPGLNDGEHLERTILDLASFSPTVLSAAVVPVGLTRFRPGLDELRAVTPECAQQVIRQVHKLQRRLQRELDTRFVWLADEWYLLAKEAIPAARHYEGYPQLANGVGALRRFLDEFQRHTRHLPAALPAPRRYSWVVGTAVEGCFAPIVERLNQIAGLELRLLAVPSQFWGQQITVTGLLTGSDLLAALTEQDLGDALILPGLMLKEGQVFLDDLSVETLSERLGVPVRVVNGGATALLAALDVLRH; from the coding sequence ATGGAGAACCTGCGCATCAAACCGGCCCTGGTGACGGCGATCCGGACCGGATCGATCGCCGAGCAGCTCGGTTTTGAACCGGGCGATCGGCTGGTGGCGATCAACGGCACGCCACCTAGAGATCTGATCGACTACCAGTTTCTGTGCGCCGAAGAAAATCTCGCCCTCACCGTGCTCGATGGTGCCGGTCAGACCCACCAGCTTGAGATCGAAAAGGACACAGACGAAGATCTGGGCCTCGAATTTGCCACCGCCCTCTTCGACGGGCTCATCCAGTGCAACAACGCCTGTCCTTTTTGTTTTATCGACCAGCAGCCGGATTTTTTGCGCGACACGCTGCACCTCAAGGACGACGACTACCGCCTGAGCTTTCTGTACGGCTCCTACCTGACGCTCACCAACCTGCCGCCCGCCGAATGGGAGCGCATCGCCCGGCTGCGCCTCTCGCCGCTATTTGTCTCCGTCCATGCGACCGAGCCGGAACTGCGCGCCCGCCTGCTTAAAAATCCCCGCGCCGCCCAGATTCTCAAGCAGCTCGAATGGTTCAAAAAGCAGCGGCTGCAGATCCATGCCCAGGTGGTGCTCTGTCCTGGCCTCAACGACGGTGAACACCTGGAGCGGACGATTCTGGATCTGGCCAGTTTTTCGCCGACGGTGCTCTCCGCCGCCGTCGTGCCGGTGGGCCTCACCCGCTTTCGCCCTGGGTTAGACGAGCTGAGGGCGGTTACGCCGGAGTGTGCTCAACAGGTGATCCGCCAGGTACACAAACTGCAGCGCCGCCTGCAGCGCGAGCTGGACACCCGCTTTGTCTGGCTGGCGGACGAGTGGTATCTGCTTGCAAAAGAAGCGATCCCGGCAGCTCGCCACTACGAGGGCTATCCGCAGCTCGCCAACGGCGTCGGGGCGCTGCGCCGCTTTCTCGACGAATTTCAGCGCCACACCCGCCACCTGCCCGCCGCATTGCCGGCTCCCCGGCGCTACAGCTGGGTGGTGGGCACCGCCGTCGAGGGCTGCTTTGCGCCGATCGTCGAACGCCTCAATCAAATCGCCGGACTTGAACTCAGATTGCTGGCGGTGCCAAGCCAGTTCTGGGGCCAGCAGATCACCGTCACCGGCCTGCTTACCGGCAGCGATCTGCTCGCTGCTCTCACAGAGCAAGACCTGGGGGACGCGCTTATCCTGCCTGGCCTGATGCTCAAGGAGGGCCAAGTGTTTTTAGACGATCTGAGCGTGGAAACATTGTCGGAGCGCCTCGGCGTACCGGTGCGCGTCGTCAATGGTGGAGCCACAGCTCTGCTGGCTGCCCTCGACGTTCTTCGCCACTGA
- a CDS encoding alpha/beta fold hydrolase: MKTIALIHGTADCAANWQDWGRWLEERGWRVIAVDLPGHALEAQADADSSVAACADHLAPLLAEYRPLVLLGHSLGANVAIELALRQIAPLSRLLLVCPAVDIPPVTSQFYEWFVGQPLELLYAQRGWLVPLIASFPRAATAARIAPAVIRRTWCSLRDWQPPDWQQLRVRTEIAGGLWDPIAPPSALRTLRDSLPDAGLTLLPCRHLPMDSDPVGFARWLQNGLPNL; this comes from the coding sequence GTGAAGACGATTGCCTTAATCCACGGCACCGCCGACTGTGCTGCCAACTGGCAGGACTGGGGCCGCTGGCTGGAGGAGCGCGGTTGGCGGGTGATTGCCGTCGATCTGCCCGGTCACGCGCTGGAGGCCCAGGCCGACGCCGACAGTTCGGTAGCCGCCTGTGCCGACCATCTTGCGCCGTTGCTGGCTGAGTACCGGCCCCTGGTTCTCCTCGGCCATTCGCTGGGAGCCAATGTCGCGATCGAGCTGGCCCTGCGCCAGATTGCACCGCTCTCGCGGCTGCTGTTGGTCTGCCCGGCTGTGGATATTCCGCCCGTTACCTCTCAGTTCTACGAGTGGTTTGTCGGGCAACCGCTGGAATTGCTCTACGCCCAGCGCGGCTGGCTGGTGCCCCTGATCGCTTCCTTTCCGCGTGCGGCGACAGCCGCTCGGATTGCGCCGGCGGTGATCCGGCGCACCTGGTGCTCGCTGCGCGATTGGCAGCCGCCGGACTGGCAGCAGTTGCGCGTCCGCACCGAGATTGCCGGGGGTCTCTGGGATCCCATCGCTCCGCCCTCGGCCCTGCGAACGTTGCGCGACAGCTTGCCCGACGCCGGGCTCACCCTTCTGCCCTGCCGACACCTGCCCATGGACAGCGATCCGGTTGGGTTCGCCCGCTGGTTACAGAACGGACTGCCCAACCTCTAG